Below is a genomic region from Nostoc sp. UHCC 0870.
ATCTTTAATCGTCATCTCTTGCAATCTCTTTTAAAGTTTCGACATTAAGACATTGAGAACGAATCAACCTCTCTATTACTTCTGCTCTAGTTAGTTCCATTTTTTCAGCTATAGCATCAACAAGCTCAATCGCTGTCGGGGTCAACATGATTTGAACCCGTTGCTTGCTTTCACCCCATGTTCCAGGCTTAACTCGATAATCTTTTGCCACTAGCGTTTTAACCATATCAACACCTACACATATATTCAACCAGATTTAATTATATACACACTTGACGATGTGTGTATATGTGTACTAGATTAAATATAGCAAAAAACAAAAGACGACCGCCCCAGTCTCGCAAACTTAGCGATCGCCCTTTGTTAAAACCTAACCCCTGTAGAGGCAGGAAATACCATTATGACCCACCCGATATATACCCATCAACACCTACAACTAAAATCCATAGCCCGACTCAAGCAAATCTACAGCGAAATCGGCTGCAAGGTTGAGGTAAGCGACAGACGTTGCAAGGATGCGTGGATTAGTGCGATCGCTGGCTACCAATCTGCACAGCTACAAAAAATTGCTCCTGACCAACAAGCGATTGCTCAAGACGAACTAGAGAATTTCATTGCTGACCAAGCCGAAGCTGTAGCACCTGAAAGCTTCACCACTGTAGAAATTAACCACTACCACCACG
It encodes:
- a CDS encoding ribbon-helix-helix protein, CopG family; the protein is MVKTLVAKDYRVKPGTWGESKQRVQIMLTPTAIELVDAIAEKMELTRAEVIERLIRSQCLNVETLKEIARDDD